From the Hymenobacter yonginensis genome, one window contains:
- a CDS encoding DUF4394 domain-containing protein, producing the protein MKTPLRSAFTPFNRRMLGLTVGLGLMGTVAAQAQTVYGLNRTTSQLIVSTFASGTPSFLPITGVTAGQTIVGLDSRPATGELFALGYTGSGTAQLYTISKTSGAATPIGGTLALALGNGFEGVGFDFNPTVDRIRVTSLTGTNYRLNPNNGALAFTDGVLNLPSGTPAVGSVAYTNSFIGTATTTLYDVDESRSTLYIQNPPNNGTLASPVPITRNALPLLAAGDQTDLDIYTDPASRTQIALLTVTRFTNNIPQTIFYTLDLATGNASLLMTGQAGLAVDDIAFGIDRTAPAPSGQLLYALNTNNTLVSFYSNTPGYILAATAITGVTAGQTLVGTDFRPNNGQYIGLGYDATTTGANTQLYSIVPATGIATPIGAAIRLELGGPADNIGFDFNPTVDRIRVVSTNRADFRLNPNNGALAATDGQLTYAAGDPNAGTAPRIGTVGYTNSYVGSTSTTLYDIDEALSILAIQNPPNAGTLNTVGNNTGLTLNPNNALADLDIFFDQSTSTNRAFLTANPGGQATSNLYTLDLGTANPTLVGAIGLGIPVRDVAALIGGANASAALTGRLLYGVAGGNLVSFDSGNPGIIRTAVNITGLPANGSQVLVGTDFRPATGMLYALGYDAANQQGQLYTLNLTTGALAPVGSLQAMPLGTVASSIGFDFNPVPDRIRITSASTQANLRMNPNDGTFLTDGTLSNPNGAPALSAVGYTNNDNNTATGTTLYGYDQARNVLLRSTDANAGTYVDQGATGLTITPGADFDIFADLTTPATPVNTAYLVAAPTGSSADNLYTVDLTSGSATVVGRIGSGSNLTGLAAFLTPVLNGITWTGAISSDWTNPGNWNPMQVPTATDNVTIPDVANDPVVSTPQQVNSLLLGSGATLTTAEGSQLTLNGNFTNTGGSVLGTGNGEFRFSGSTAQTISGTSTTFNNLTAGPAGVVANAPVLVQRVLLLNGNLTSNGNLTLLSNATGTAHVVNNGSAVVSGTATVQRYIDATRNGGSGYRHYSAPVSVSTVADLATSGFSLVVNPAYNTAAVPSAVTPFPTVFGYRESRVTTSGNPTPQDFDRGFISPNATTDTLVVTRGYTVNIPAAQTVDFVGTLNNGTYTAGGLTRGTQTESGWHLRGNPYPSPIDWELVVRNNVDATVYVYRSTGQYAGTYSTYTVNGTGTNGGERRIASGQGFFVRASVPGTSNASLTFTNTARYTTYENPVFQRGAADSPLVRLDLRSAAGAADEAVVYFEDAATAGFDSQLDAYKLQGGAPLLLASEAASGTLLAVNALPQLAQRDVLVPLRVQAAAGSYTLRATELLRLPAGTYAYLRDAQTGALTDLTSQAEYSFSLNTGAAATGRFSLLLTQQRVLANAPASLSQQVAVFPNPARGTVSVSLPASLAREATAVQLVNSLGQAVRSLTLPAGSTDARQVSLSGVAAGVYTLRLQTTQGTINKRLIVE; encoded by the coding sequence ATGAAAACACCCTTACGCTCTGCGTTTACGCCCTTCAACCGCCGTATGTTGGGCCTCACTGTAGGCCTGGGCCTGATGGGCACCGTGGCGGCACAGGCCCAGACGGTTTATGGCCTCAACCGGACAACCAGCCAGCTGATTGTATCGACCTTTGCGAGCGGTACGCCTTCGTTTCTGCCCATCACGGGCGTAACCGCCGGCCAGACCATCGTTGGACTGGATTCGCGGCCGGCAACCGGCGAGCTGTTTGCGCTGGGATACACGGGTAGCGGCACGGCGCAGCTCTACACCATTAGCAAAACTTCCGGCGCGGCTACGCCCATCGGCGGTACACTGGCCCTGGCGCTGGGCAACGGCTTCGAGGGCGTTGGTTTCGACTTCAATCCGACCGTGGACCGCATCCGGGTAACGAGCCTGACGGGCACCAACTACCGCCTCAATCCCAACAACGGCGCCCTGGCTTTCACAGACGGTGTGCTGAACCTGCCCAGCGGTACGCCGGCCGTAGGCTCGGTAGCGTATACCAACAGCTTTATCGGTACGGCTACTACCACGCTCTACGACGTGGACGAGAGCCGCTCGACGCTTTACATCCAGAATCCGCCCAACAACGGCACCCTGGCCTCGCCCGTGCCCATCACGCGCAACGCACTGCCGCTACTGGCGGCCGGCGACCAGACCGACCTCGACATCTATACTGATCCGGCCAGCCGCACCCAAATTGCGCTGCTGACCGTGACGCGGTTCACCAACAACATTCCGCAGACCATCTTTTATACCCTGGATCTGGCTACCGGCAACGCCTCGCTGCTGATGACTGGCCAGGCAGGGCTGGCAGTGGATGATATTGCGTTTGGCATCGACCGGACGGCGCCGGCCCCGAGCGGGCAGCTGCTCTACGCGCTGAACACCAACAACACGCTGGTATCGTTCTACTCTAACACGCCCGGCTACATTCTGGCCGCCACGGCTATTACGGGCGTTACCGCCGGCCAAACGCTGGTGGGCACCGACTTCCGGCCCAACAACGGCCAGTACATTGGCCTGGGCTACGATGCCACCACTACCGGTGCCAACACGCAGCTCTACAGCATTGTGCCGGCTACCGGCATAGCTACGCCTATCGGCGCGGCTATCCGGCTGGAGCTGGGCGGCCCGGCCGATAACATCGGCTTCGATTTCAACCCGACCGTGGACCGCATCCGGGTGGTGAGCACTAACCGCGCCGATTTCCGCCTCAATCCCAACAACGGCGCCCTGGCCGCCACCGATGGCCAGCTTACGTACGCCGCCGGCGACCCGAACGCCGGCACCGCGCCCCGCATCGGCACGGTGGGCTACACCAATAGCTACGTGGGCAGCACCAGCACAACGCTGTATGACATCGACGAGGCGCTCAGCATTCTGGCCATCCAGAACCCGCCGAATGCCGGCACCCTCAATACGGTAGGCAACAACACCGGGCTGACCCTGAATCCGAACAACGCTCTGGCCGACCTCGACATCTTCTTCGACCAGAGCACCTCCACCAACCGGGCGTTCCTGACGGCCAACCCCGGCGGCCAGGCCACCAGCAACCTTTACACGCTGGACCTGGGCACGGCCAACCCCACGCTGGTGGGCGCCATCGGGCTGGGCATTCCGGTGCGCGACGTAGCCGCCCTGATTGGGGGCGCCAATGCCTCAGCGGCCCTGACCGGGCGCCTGCTGTACGGTGTGGCCGGCGGCAACCTGGTGTCGTTTGACTCCGGCAACCCCGGCATTATCCGCACGGCTGTCAACATTACCGGCCTGCCTGCCAACGGCTCGCAGGTGCTGGTGGGCACCGACTTCCGCCCCGCCACTGGCATGCTGTATGCGCTCGGCTACGACGCCGCCAACCAGCAGGGCCAGCTCTACACCCTGAACCTGACCACCGGGGCCCTGGCGCCGGTCGGCAGCCTGCAGGCCATGCCGCTGGGCACCGTGGCCTCCAGCATCGGCTTCGATTTCAACCCGGTTCCGGACCGGATCCGCATCACGTCGGCTTCTACCCAGGCTAATCTGCGAATGAACCCGAACGATGGCACGTTCCTCACGGACGGCACCCTCTCCAACCCCAACGGCGCACCAGCGCTGTCGGCCGTGGGCTACACCAACAACGACAACAACACCGCCACCGGCACCACGCTCTACGGCTACGACCAGGCCCGCAACGTACTGCTGCGCTCCACCGATGCCAACGCCGGCACCTACGTAGACCAGGGCGCTACGGGTCTGACCATCACTCCGGGGGCTGATTTCGACATCTTCGCCGACCTAACTACGCCGGCCACGCCCGTCAACACGGCGTATTTGGTAGCCGCCCCAACGGGCAGCAGCGCCGACAACCTGTACACCGTCGACCTGACCAGCGGCAGCGCCACGGTGGTAGGCCGCATCGGCAGCGGCTCCAACCTCACCGGCCTGGCTGCCTTCCTGACGCCGGTACTCAACGGCATCACCTGGACCGGCGCTATCAGCAGTGACTGGACTAACCCGGGCAACTGGAACCCCATGCAGGTGCCTACTGCCACCGACAACGTCACGATTCCGGACGTCGCCAACGACCCGGTGGTAAGCACGCCCCAGCAAGTCAACAGCCTGCTGCTGGGCAGCGGCGCTACCCTCACCACGGCCGAGGGTAGCCAGCTCACCCTCAACGGCAACTTCACGAACACTGGCGGCTCGGTGCTAGGTACCGGCAATGGCGAATTCCGCTTCTCGGGCTCTACGGCCCAGACCATCAGCGGCACCAGCACAACCTTTAACAACCTGACGGCCGGACCAGCAGGCGTAGTAGCCAACGCCCCGGTACTGGTGCAGCGGGTGCTGCTGCTGAATGGCAACCTCACATCCAACGGCAACCTGACGCTGCTTTCTAATGCCACCGGCACGGCCCACGTCGTAAACAATGGCTCGGCCGTTGTGAGTGGTACGGCTACGGTGCAGCGCTACATTGATGCCACCCGCAACGGCGGTAGCGGCTACCGCCACTACTCGGCGCCGGTGTCCGTGTCCACGGTGGCTGATCTGGCTACCAGTGGCTTCTCGCTGGTGGTGAACCCGGCCTACAACACGGCTGCGGTACCAAGCGCCGTTACGCCCTTCCCCACGGTATTTGGGTATCGTGAAAGCCGGGTAACGACCAGCGGCAACCCTACCCCGCAGGATTTTGACCGCGGCTTTATATCGCCTAACGCTACCACCGATACGCTGGTGGTTACCCGCGGCTACACGGTGAACATCCCGGCCGCACAGACCGTGGACTTCGTGGGCACGCTCAACAATGGCACGTATACCGCCGGCGGCCTGACCCGCGGCACGCAGACCGAATCGGGCTGGCACCTGCGCGGCAACCCCTATCCATCGCCCATCGACTGGGAGCTGGTAGTGCGCAACAACGTCGACGCTACCGTGTACGTGTACCGCTCTACGGGCCAGTACGCCGGCACTTACTCCACTTACACAGTAAACGGCACCGGCACCAACGGCGGCGAGCGGCGCATTGCCTCGGGCCAGGGCTTCTTCGTGCGGGCCAGCGTGCCGGGCACCTCGAACGCCTCGCTCACATTCACCAACACGGCGCGCTACACCACGTACGAAAACCCCGTGTTCCAGCGCGGCGCAGCCGACTCGCCTCTCGTGCGGCTGGATCTGCGCAGTGCGGCCGGCGCGGCCGATGAAGCCGTAGTGTATTTCGAGGACGCAGCCACTGCCGGCTTCGACTCGCAGCTGGATGCCTACAAGCTGCAGGGCGGTGCCCCGCTACTGCTGGCCAGTGAAGCTGCTTCGGGCACGCTGCTCGCCGTAAACGCCCTGCCGCAGCTCGCCCAGCGCGACGTGCTGGTGCCGCTGCGGGTGCAGGCTGCCGCTGGCAGCTACACGCTGCGTGCCACGGAGCTGTTGCGGCTGCCCGCCGGCACCTACGCCTACCTCCGCGACGCCCAGACCGGTGCCCTCACCGACCTCACGAGCCAGGCAGAATATAGCTTCTCGCTGAATACCGGGGCCGCTGCTACCGGTCGGTTCTCGCTGCTGCTCACCCAGCAGCGCGTGCTGGCCAACGCGCCGGCGTCTTTGAGCCAGCAGGTGGCCGTGTTCCCGAACCCCGCCCGCGGTACGGTATCGGTTAGCCTGCCGGCTTCGCTGGCCCGTGAGGCCACGGCCGTGCAGCTGGTGAACTCGCTTGGCCAGGCCGTACGCAGCCTCACGCTGCCCGCCGGCTCTACCGATGCTCGTCAGGTTTCGCTGTCGGGCGTGGCCGCCGGGGTGTACACGCTGCGTCTGCAGACCACCCAGGGCACCATCAACAAGCGCCTGATCGTAGAATAG
- a CDS encoding PID-CTERM protein-sorting domain-containing protein, which yields MKILSSSLRFVLATAGIVLASGGLSLVQAQGPGSGGPTPTPTAVPIDGGASLLLAAGVGFGLKKLRDHRKR from the coding sequence ATGAAAATCCTTTCCTCTTCTCTTCGTTTCGTGCTAGCTACGGCTGGTATTGTTCTGGCGTCTGGTGGCCTCAGTTTGGTGCAGGCCCAGGGCCCCGGCTCTGGCGGCCCTACTCCTACGCCCACTGCCGTACCCATCGACGGCGGCGCCTCCCTGCTGCTGGCAGCTGGTGTAGGTTTTGGCCTCAAAAAACTGCGCGACCACCGCAAACGATAA
- a CDS encoding RtcB family protein: MASQLRGNDLRQLGFPEGRAIGLALAQLQRKHLKKLSQTDQLALLTALLANPTDFLTDLDWSHTAAALLPAPSRHIALAERKSYAVFGAEHIEQGAIHQMETAMKLPVTMAGALMPDAHHGYGLPIGGVLATDNAVIPYAVGVDIGCRMALSVFALPPKFLEQRVQELRKLLLEHTRFGNKQGFVRGQKLDHAVLERPEFRDINFLRNKQGTAAEQIGTSGGGNHFVEWGVVDILDPTNELDVPVGQYLGLLSHSGSRGLGASVANHYTKLAKDVCQLPAEAQHLAWLSLDSEAGQEYWAAMNLAGDYASACHHQIHQRLAKALGERPLAKVENHHNFAWKERLVDGREAIVHRKGATPAGAGVLGIIPGSMTAPGFIVRGRGEAASLSSASHGAGRAMSRTRAKQELGEAEVRRYLQQHGIELIGGGLDEAPQAYKDIRAVMQSQTELVDVLGSFTPRIVRMEGG; this comes from the coding sequence ATGGCTTCACAATTACGTGGCAACGACTTGCGCCAGCTCGGGTTTCCCGAGGGCCGGGCAATTGGTCTGGCGCTGGCCCAGCTGCAGCGCAAGCACCTCAAAAAACTCTCTCAAACCGACCAATTGGCTCTGCTCACGGCGCTGCTGGCAAACCCTACTGACTTCCTTACCGACCTCGACTGGAGCCATACGGCCGCCGCGCTGCTGCCTGCGCCCAGCCGCCATATTGCCCTCGCCGAGCGGAAAAGCTACGCCGTCTTCGGGGCCGAACACATTGAGCAGGGCGCCATCCACCAGATGGAAACGGCCATGAAACTGCCCGTGACCATGGCCGGCGCCCTCATGCCCGATGCCCACCACGGCTACGGCCTGCCCATCGGCGGGGTGCTGGCCACCGACAACGCCGTGATTCCCTACGCCGTGGGCGTGGACATTGGGTGCCGGATGGCGCTGTCAGTGTTTGCGCTGCCGCCCAAGTTTCTGGAGCAGCGGGTGCAGGAGCTGCGCAAGCTGCTGCTGGAGCACACGCGGTTCGGCAACAAGCAGGGCTTTGTGCGCGGCCAGAAGCTCGACCACGCCGTGCTGGAGCGCCCCGAGTTCCGCGACATTAACTTCCTGCGTAACAAGCAGGGCACTGCTGCCGAGCAAATCGGCACGTCCGGTGGCGGCAACCACTTCGTGGAATGGGGCGTGGTCGATATCCTCGACCCCACCAATGAGCTGGACGTGCCGGTAGGCCAGTACCTGGGGCTGCTCTCGCACAGCGGCTCGCGGGGGCTGGGCGCCAGCGTGGCCAACCACTACACCAAGCTCGCCAAAGACGTTTGCCAGCTGCCCGCCGAAGCGCAGCACTTAGCCTGGCTTTCGCTGGATAGCGAGGCCGGCCAGGAATACTGGGCCGCCATGAACCTAGCCGGTGACTACGCTTCGGCCTGCCACCACCAGATTCATCAGCGGCTGGCCAAAGCTTTAGGCGAGCGGCCCTTGGCGAAAGTGGAAAACCACCATAACTTCGCCTGGAAAGAACGGCTAGTCGATGGCCGTGAGGCCATTGTGCATCGCAAGGGCGCTACGCCGGCCGGGGCCGGGGTGCTTGGCATCATTCCCGGCTCCATGACGGCTCCTGGCTTTATTGTGCGGGGGCGGGGCGAGGCGGCCTCGCTGTCGTCGGCGTCGCACGGGGCGGGGCGGGCCATGTCCCGGACCCGGGCCAAGCAGGAGCTAGGCGAAGCGGAAGTGCGGCGCTACCTGCAGCAGCACGGCATCGAGCTGATTGGCGGCGGCCTCGACGAAGCCCCGCAGGCCTACAAGGACATTCGGGCCGTGATGCAGAGCCAAACCGAGCTGGTGGATGTGCTGGGCTCGTTCACGCCGCGTATCGTGCGGATGGAAGGCGGTTGA
- a CDS encoding TROVE domain-containing protein: protein MRFNLPFRKARPDTVNHAGAAAFTLSPALELYAAVATTALADQFYETADTRLTRLRELVARCEPRFVAQLAVYARERMHLRSVPLVLAVELTRRHCGDSLVSRLVARIVQRPDEITELLAFYTQANQRTGRKTLNRLSKQVQKGLAQSFNRFDGYQLAKYDRAGAVRLRDALFLVHPAAKNAEQQALFNHLVAGTLPTPYTWETELSALGQVTYATPAERTAAFRQKWTELIGSGKLGYMALLRNLRNILEADVSAETMVEVCAALADRFAVARSKQLPFRFLAAYREVKALHGGHVSAVLAALEDAISHSAANLRGFGPDTRVVIACDVSGSMQQPVSPRSKVLLYDVGLVLGMLLQSRCQHVVAGMFGNTWKRLSLPRGPVLRNVDEFYRREGEVGYSTNGYLVIEDLKRRREVVDKVLVFTDCQLWNSAPFGTSIAKEWADYRRTVAPQARLYLFDLAGHGTAPLDVRAEDGVALIAGWSDKVFDVLAALENGGSALTEIESIDF from the coding sequence ATGCGTTTTAATTTACCCTTCCGCAAAGCCCGGCCCGATACCGTAAACCACGCCGGGGCTGCCGCTTTCACTTTGTCGCCTGCGCTGGAGCTGTACGCCGCCGTGGCCACCACGGCCCTCGCCGACCAGTTCTACGAAACGGCCGATACGCGGCTGACGCGACTCCGGGAGCTGGTGGCGCGGTGCGAGCCTCGCTTTGTGGCCCAGCTGGCGGTGTATGCCCGGGAGCGGATGCACCTACGCTCCGTGCCTTTGGTGCTGGCCGTGGAGCTGACCCGTCGCCACTGCGGCGACAGCCTCGTGAGCCGCCTGGTAGCCCGCATCGTGCAGCGCCCCGACGAAATCACGGAGCTGCTGGCCTTCTACACGCAGGCCAACCAGCGCACCGGCCGCAAAACCCTCAACCGCCTCTCCAAGCAGGTGCAGAAAGGCCTGGCCCAAAGCTTCAACCGTTTCGACGGCTACCAGCTGGCCAAGTACGACCGGGCCGGCGCCGTTCGCCTCCGCGACGCGCTGTTTCTGGTGCACCCTGCCGCCAAAAACGCCGAGCAGCAAGCCTTGTTCAACCACCTGGTGGCGGGCACGCTGCCCACGCCCTACACCTGGGAAACCGAGCTGTCGGCGCTGGGGCAGGTGACCTACGCCACGCCGGCGGAGCGCACGGCGGCCTTCCGCCAGAAATGGACCGAGCTGATTGGCAGCGGCAAGCTGGGCTACATGGCCCTGCTGCGCAACCTGCGCAATATCCTCGAAGCCGACGTGTCGGCCGAAACGATGGTGGAGGTGTGCGCCGCCCTGGCCGACCGGTTTGCGGTGGCGCGCAGCAAGCAGCTGCCCTTCCGGTTTCTGGCGGCCTACCGCGAGGTGAAAGCCCTGCACGGCGGCCACGTGTCGGCGGTGCTGGCGGCGTTGGAAGACGCCATCAGCCACAGCGCCGCCAACCTGCGCGGCTTCGGCCCCGACACCCGCGTGGTAATTGCCTGCGACGTGTCGGGCTCGATGCAGCAGCCGGTGTCGCCGCGCAGCAAAGTGCTGCTCTACGACGTGGGCCTGGTGCTGGGTATGCTGCTGCAGAGCCGCTGCCAGCACGTGGTGGCCGGCATGTTCGGCAACACCTGGAAGCGGCTGAGCTTGCCCCGCGGCCCGGTTTTGCGCAACGTCGACGAGTTCTACCGGCGCGAAGGCGAGGTCGGCTACAGCACCAACGGCTACCTCGTTATCGAGGACCTGAAGCGCCGCCGCGAGGTGGTAGACAAGGTGCTGGTGTTTACCGACTGCCAGCTCTGGAACTCCGCCCCCTTTGGCACTAGCATCGCCAAGGAGTGGGCCGACTACCGCCGCACGGTGGCGCCCCAGGCGCGGCTGTACCTCTTCGACCTGGCCGGCCACGGCACCGCCCCCCTCGACGTGCGCGCCGAGGACGGAGTGGCCCTGATTGCTGGCTGGTCCGACAAAGTGTTCGACGTGCTGGCGGCGCTGGAAAACGGTGGCTCCGCCCTCACCGAAATCGAATCGATTGACTTCTAA
- a CDS encoding histone deacetylase family protein, producing MPRLATSERYSISLPDGHRFPIAKYELIREQLLWQGIAPAADFYDPGLASEEDILRVHSADYWHRVRDLQLTAAEVRRLGLPQSPELVRRSLSSVAGTVQSAQEALRTGIGMSLAGGTHHAFRDRGEGFCVLNDIAVAAAHLLHHGLARQVLVVDLDVHQGDGTASIFRDEPRVFTFSMHAGANYPLRKEQSDLDIALDLGTDDATYLRLLHDTLPGLLARVQPDFVFFQAGVDVLATDKLGKLALTLSGCRQRDEYVLRLCHQHRLPVAVSMGGGYSERLSDIVDAHCNTFRVAYEVCFL from the coding sequence ATGCCGCGCCTCGCCACCTCCGAACGATACAGCATCAGCCTGCCTGATGGCCACCGCTTCCCGATTGCCAAGTACGAGCTGATTCGGGAGCAGCTGCTGTGGCAAGGCATTGCGCCCGCCGCCGACTTCTACGACCCCGGCCTGGCCAGCGAGGAAGACATCCTGCGGGTACACTCCGCCGATTACTGGCACCGCGTGCGCGACCTGCAGCTGACGGCCGCCGAGGTGCGCCGCCTGGGCTTGCCGCAAAGCCCGGAGCTGGTGCGCCGCTCGCTGAGCAGCGTGGCGGGCACGGTGCAGTCGGCGCAGGAAGCGCTGCGCACGGGCATCGGCATGAGCCTGGCCGGCGGCACCCACCACGCGTTCCGCGACCGGGGCGAGGGATTCTGTGTGCTCAACGACATTGCCGTGGCCGCCGCGCACCTGCTCCACCACGGCCTGGCCCGGCAGGTGCTGGTCGTGGACCTCGACGTGCATCAGGGCGACGGCACGGCCAGCATCTTCCGGGATGAGCCGCGCGTGTTCACCTTCAGCATGCACGCCGGCGCCAACTACCCGCTACGCAAGGAGCAGTCGGACCTGGACATTGCGCTGGATTTGGGCACCGACGACGCCACCTACCTACGCCTGCTCCACGACACGCTGCCCGGCCTGCTGGCGCGTGTGCAGCCCGATTTCGTGTTTTTCCAGGCCGGCGTAGACGTGCTGGCCACCGACAAGCTGGGCAAGCTGGCCCTCACGCTCTCCGGCTGCCGCCAGCGCGACGAGTACGTGCTGCGCCTCTGCCACCAGCACCGCCTGCCCGTAGCCGTAAGCATGGGCGGCGGCTACTCCGAACGCCTCTCCGACATTGTAGACGCCCATTGCAACACGTTTCGGGTAGCGTATGAGGTGTGTTTTTTGTAA
- a CDS encoding alpha/beta hydrolase, which translates to MPVSSSATAVSPSLPPGIGLMRLKFRLLSALSTEWAFRQAWRLFTTPRPLPTKKWEAAALADARQFWVPVGSSQVAAYEWNPGGTRTMLLVHGWEHRASFWGAMVRPLVAAGFRVVALDGPAHGASSGTRTTLPAFGAAVQAVADAVGEVYGVVAHSFGGAAVAGIPVRFNQATGGQLPRLVLLAVPASTTAVAQRFAALLQLRPAVMARIARHVREQHGRDAESFSLLHMGLQLPVGRALLLHDHADASIPFAEAEAIAASWPSLDFRPTTGLGHNRIMRDPAVLQQVVEFLG; encoded by the coding sequence ATGCCTGTTTCCTCTTCTGCTACGGCCGTTTCGCCGTCTCTGCCGCCCGGTATCGGGCTGATGCGTTTGAAATTCCGGCTGCTGTCGGCGCTGTCCACGGAGTGGGCGTTTCGGCAGGCGTGGCGCCTGTTCACCACGCCCCGCCCGCTGCCTACCAAGAAGTGGGAAGCGGCGGCATTGGCCGATGCCCGGCAATTCTGGGTGCCCGTGGGCAGTAGCCAAGTGGCAGCCTACGAGTGGAACCCCGGCGGCACGCGCACGATGCTGCTGGTGCACGGCTGGGAGCACCGGGCCAGCTTCTGGGGCGCCATGGTGCGGCCCTTGGTGGCGGCCGGCTTCCGGGTGGTGGCGCTGGATGGGCCGGCGCACGGTGCTTCGTCGGGCACGCGCACCACGCTGCCGGCCTTTGGGGCGGCGGTGCAGGCCGTAGCCGATGCGGTGGGCGAGGTGTACGGCGTGGTGGCGCACTCCTTCGGTGGGGCGGCCGTGGCGGGTATTCCGGTGCGCTTCAACCAGGCCACCGGCGGGCAGCTGCCGCGGCTGGTGCTGTTGGCGGTGCCAGCCAGCACCACGGCGGTGGCCCAGCGGTTTGCCGCGCTGCTACAGCTGCGCCCGGCCGTCATGGCCCGCATAGCCCGCCACGTGCGCGAGCAGCACGGCCGCGACGCGGAGAGCTTCAGTTTGCTGCACATGGGCCTCCAGCTGCCCGTCGGCCGCGCCCTGCTGCTCCACGACCACGCCGACGCCAGTATCCCGTTCGCCGAGGCTGAAGCCATTGCCGCCAGCTGGCCCTCCCTGGATTTTCGCCCCACCACCGGCCTGGGCCACAACCGCATCATGCGCGACCCGGCCGTGCTGCAGCAGGTGGTGGAGTTTCTGGGTTAG
- a CDS encoding XRE family transcriptional regulator, giving the protein MSYVGKNIRKIRTVKKLSQAAFAELFGLARPSVGAYEEGRSEPKMETLIQIAHHFGLSVDLLLTKELTVNELYHFDIFRQEAAPEAPATPVAATADRLARLTPFVPADRLLEYIVQHHNTAFIDALPPLTFPHQLGPATRAFEIVGAEMQHQQQGLRHQDVVLCCRVDKATATLRPGRIYAFVTQNSLLVRRLSERLPANVLRLRADNPDYGAQEFALEQALEIWEVKAVFTTHLRPPSRIEDRVTRLERQVEELLARLDG; this is encoded by the coding sequence ATGTCGTACGTAGGGAAGAACATTCGCAAGATCAGAACCGTCAAAAAGCTGAGTCAGGCCGCTTTTGCCGAGCTGTTTGGCTTGGCCCGGCCCAGCGTGGGGGCGTATGAGGAAGGCCGGTCTGAGCCAAAAATGGAGACGCTGATCCAGATTGCTCATCATTTTGGCTTGTCCGTAGACTTGCTACTTACGAAAGAGCTGACCGTAAACGAGCTCTACCACTTTGATATTTTCCGGCAGGAAGCGGCCCCCGAAGCACCCGCCACACCAGTTGCCGCCACGGCCGACCGGCTGGCCCGGCTCACCCCCTTCGTGCCCGCCGACCGCCTGCTCGAGTACATCGTGCAGCACCACAACACCGCTTTCATCGACGCGCTGCCGCCACTCACGTTTCCGCACCAGCTGGGGCCGGCCACCCGGGCCTTCGAGATTGTGGGGGCCGAAATGCAGCACCAGCAGCAGGGCCTGCGCCACCAGGACGTGGTGCTGTGCTGCCGCGTAGACAAGGCCACGGCCACGTTGCGGCCGGGCCGCATCTACGCCTTCGTTACGCAAAACAGCCTGCTGGTGCGCCGCCTCTCCGAGCGGCTGCCCGCCAACGTGCTCCGGCTCCGTGCCGACAACCCCGACTACGGCGCACAGGAATTTGCCCTGGAGCAGGCGCTGGAAATCTGGGAAGTGAAGGCGGTGTTTACCACGCACCTGCGCCCGCCGTCGCGCATTGAGGACCGGGTGACGCGGCTTGAGCGGCAGGTGGAGGAGCTGCTGGCACGGCTGGACGGGTAG
- a CDS encoding type III secretion system chaperone family protein, translating to MANSYFYTIQNYLLELDFDIRHQDEANNLLVVSKPELGIEHLVLGCGEPLLILEQYLLELPAPSCDIYQRLLQKNRDIIHGAFVLDETGRKVIFRDTLQLEHLDRPELEAVFNSLGLLLSEFSDELIAFSKPGSEDA from the coding sequence ATGGCCAACTCCTACTTCTATACCATTCAGAATTACCTGCTGGAGCTTGACTTCGATATTCGCCACCAGGATGAGGCCAACAATCTGCTGGTAGTAAGCAAGCCGGAGCTGGGCATCGAGCATTTGGTGCTGGGCTGCGGCGAGCCGCTGCTGATTCTGGAGCAGTACCTGCTGGAGCTGCCCGCCCCCAGCTGCGACATCTACCAGCGGCTACTGCAGAAAAACCGCGACATCATCCACGGGGCTTTCGTGCTGGACGAAACGGGCCGCAAGGTCATCTTCCGCGACACGCTGCAGCTGGAGCACCTCGACCGGCCCGAGCTGGAGGCCGTTTTCAACTCGCTGGGGCTGCTGCTCAGCGAGTTCAGCGACGAGTTGATTGCGTTTTCGAAACCGGGTTCTGAGGACGCCTAA